Within Massilia endophytica, the genomic segment GGTCTTCGCCGTCTTATTTTTGGAATACGAATATGTCCGTCTACGAAAAACTGAAGTCGCTCGATATCACCCTCGCTCCGCCAGCCGCCCCGGTTGCCGCCTACGTCATGTACGTACAGACGGGCAACCTGGTCTTTATTTCGGGCCATATCGCCAAGAAGCCGGACGGCACCCCCTGGGTGGGCCAGCTGGGCAAGAACATCGACACCGCCGAAGGCCAGAAGGCCGCGCGCGCCATCGCCATCGACCTCATGGGCACCCTGCAGGAAGCCGTGGGCGGCGACCTGAACCGCGTCAAGCGCATCGTCAAGGTGATGTCCCTGGTGAACTCGACCCCGGACTACACCGAGCAGCACCTGGTGACCAACGGCTGCTCCGAGCTGCTGGGCGAGGTGTTCGGCGACGCCGGCAAGCATGCACGCTCCGCCTTTGGCGTGGCGCAGATTCCGCGCGGCGCCTGCGTGGAAATCGAACTGATCGCTGAAGTAGCATAATAGAGTCACGGGCGGGGCCTACCCGGCGCCGCTCTTCATGAAGCCGCCACAAGCGCGCTTGTTCCCCACCAGAGAGAATGGTATGAAAATCGAAAACCCGAACCCGATCCAGTGGCGCTTTTCCGAACGCGCTGCACAGCTGCAAAGC encodes:
- a CDS encoding RidA family protein is translated as MSVYEKLKSLDITLAPPAAPVAAYVMYVQTGNLVFISGHIAKKPDGTPWVGQLGKNIDTAEGQKAARAIAIDLMGTLQEAVGGDLNRVKRIVKVMSLVNSTPDYTEQHLVTNGCSELLGEVFGDAGKHARSAFGVAQIPRGACVEIELIAEVA